From one Fusobacterium mortiferum ATCC 9817 genomic stretch:
- a CDS encoding MATE family efflux transporter encodes MKKTIGEILKLALPAVGEMILYMMIWVFDTIMVGRHSGQLGVSAVGLSSEVIYTFFNILVAMGISISVTSIVSRSLGAKNIDKASEVSNIAIKIGIFLGVVLSAIYFIFAENILKIAGASDDVISLGKVYLKICSFGIIFNMLTNIFNGIYRGCKNTRTPLYGAAIMNIVNVSLDYILIFGKFGAPELGVKGAAIATVAGIICAFIFSFSQLKRLPFKIQLNRKIVMKDFKELVYLAIPSACQEGAFSINRLINVSIIMGLGSLAFAANQITITIESISFMPGWGFAVALTTLAGHSVGERNFEKAKKYIYYTVTLSIITMGFTAIIFFLFPNELISLFIKESEKEVITLGAMCLTLAAIEQVPMAIAMVIEGAMKGMGDTKTPFKVVLFTNWIIRLPLIYYFLYLQRYPVTTFWKVTALQWSIEAIIIVFVFERKWKKYYRTKKTTT; translated from the coding sequence ATGAAAAAAACTATTGGAGAGATTTTAAAATTAGCTCTACCTGCTGTGGGAGAGATGATACTCTATATGATGATATGGGTATTTGACACTATAATGGTGGGAAGACACAGTGGGCAACTTGGAGTTTCTGCAGTAGGACTTAGTTCAGAGGTAATATATACTTTTTTTAATATATTGGTGGCTATGGGGATTTCTATCTCCGTTACCTCTATTGTATCTCGTTCTTTAGGAGCAAAAAATATAGATAAGGCTAGCGAGGTATCAAATATTGCTATAAAGATAGGGATTTTTCTAGGTGTAGTTTTAAGTGCCATATATTTTATATTTGCTGAAAATATCTTAAAAATAGCAGGGGCTAGTGATGACGTTATCAGCTTAGGAAAGGTGTATCTAAAGATTTGTTCCTTTGGAATAATCTTTAATATGCTCACTAATATTTTCAATGGAATATATAGAGGATGTAAAAATACTAGAACTCCACTCTATGGAGCTGCTATTATGAATATTGTTAATGTGTCATTAGATTATATTCTTATCTTTGGTAAATTTGGAGCTCCAGAACTAGGAGTAAAGGGAGCTGCTATTGCAACAGTAGCAGGTATAATTTGTGCCTTTATCTTCTCTTTTTCACAATTGAAGAGATTACCTTTTAAGATACAGCTAAATAGAAAAATCGTGATGAAAGATTTTAAAGAGTTAGTTTATTTGGCTATCCCATCAGCTTGTCAAGAGGGGGCTTTCAGTATCAATAGACTTATCAATGTATCTATAATAATGGGGCTAGGAAGTCTTGCCTTTGCAGCAAACCAGATTACGATAACTATTGAGAGTATAAGTTTTATGCCAGGTTGGGGATTTGCTGTGGCTCTTACTACACTAGCTGGACACTCAGTGGGAGAGAGAAATTTTGAAAAAGCAAAGAAATATATCTATTACACAGTAACTCTCTCTATAATAACAATGGGATTTACAGCTATTATATTTTTTCTATTTCCTAATGAGCTAATCTCACTATTTATAAAAGAGAGTGAAAAAGAGGTAATAACATTGGGGGCTATGTGTCTGACATTAGCAGCAATAGAGCAAGTACCTATGGCAATAGCTATGGTTATTGAAGGGGCTATGAAAGGAATGGGAGATACTAAGACACCATTTAAAGTAGTATTATTTACTAACTGGATAATAAGGTTACCACTTATATACTATTTCCTTTACCTTCAAAGATATCCAGTGACTACATTTTGGAAAGTGACAGCTCTTCAATGGAGTATAGAGGCAATAATTATAGTTTTTGTATTTGAAAGAAAATGGAAAAAATATTATAGAACAAAAAAAACTACAACTTAG
- the carB gene encoding carbamoyl-phosphate synthase large subunit, producing MLDKSIKKTLVIGSGPIIIGQAAEFDYSGTQACETLKKEGIEVVLINSNPATIMTDKAVADRIYIEPITVEFVEKVIAKERPDSILAGMGGQTALNMAVELAEKGILDKYGVKVIGTPIESIKRGEDRELFREAMEKIGEPIIKSKIVESLEEGFKVANEIGYPVVVRPAYTLGGTGGGFANNDAELEDILSKGLALSRVGQVLIEKSILGWKEIEYEVIRDANGNAITVCNMENIDPVGIHTGDSIVVAPSQTLSDREYQMLRTSALKIVNEIGVVGGCNVQFALHPKSFEYAIIEINPRVSRSSALASKATGYPIARVATRLSLGYLLDEVKNEVTGKTFACFEPALDYIVVKIPKWPFDKFKKANKRLGTKMMATGEVMAIGNNFEAAFQKGLRSLEIGRFSFEHPVVKKMTIEELKAAVVKPDDERIFVVAEMLRRGYIKERLQKLTGIDKFFMEKIEWIVKQEELLKKMKFKDLDEHYLRNLKKKGFSDKGIASLMGISERDIERKRKAYNIIPTYKMVDTCAGEFAADSSYFYSTYDQFDEVVVSNNRKVVVIGSGPIRIGQGIEFDYCTVHAVKTLKKLGIESIIINNNPETVSTDFSTADKLYFEPLVTEDIMAILEKEKPEGVILQFGGQTAIKLANDLSDRGIKIIGTSADKIDEAEDRERFEEMMEELNINRPKGRGVWDVAHGIEIANEIGYPVLVRPSYVLGGQGMEICHDEYNLVKYLEASFERDSANPVLIDKYLNGIELEVDAICDGEDVLIPGVMEHLERAGVHSGDSITIYPQQNLYEGTEEELLEITKKMAKALEVKGMMNIQFIAYQNKLYVIEVNPRSSRTVPYISKVSGVPAIEIATRVALGEKLKDLGYGTGIYKKPNVVAVKVPVFSTEKLSSVEVSLGPEMRSTGEVLGVGNNVDEAIFKGLLGAKRVHLIQDRKILVTIRDKDKEEFLPIAKSLVKHGSTLFATKGTQKFLAENGVESTLVNRIGEESPNINDVLKNREVDLLINTPTKANDAQRDGFKMRRTAIEYGVDVLTSLDTINAILRMQDSHIDESKLDVFDVSKI from the coding sequence ATGTTAGATAAATCTATAAAGAAAACACTTGTTATAGGTTCAGGACCAATAATCATAGGACAAGCAGCAGAGTTTGACTATTCTGGAACACAAGCTTGTGAAACATTAAAAAAAGAGGGAATAGAAGTTGTATTAATCAACTCTAACCCAGCAACAATAATGACAGATAAAGCAGTAGCTGACAGAATATATATCGAGCCAATCACAGTTGAGTTCGTAGAAAAAGTAATAGCTAAAGAGAGACCTGACTCAATACTTGCTGGAATGGGAGGACAAACAGCTCTTAATATGGCAGTTGAGTTAGCAGAGAAAGGTATCTTAGATAAATATGGTGTAAAAGTAATCGGAACTCCTATTGAATCTATTAAAAGAGGAGAGGATAGAGAGTTATTTAGAGAGGCTATGGAAAAAATCGGAGAGCCTATCATCAAAAGTAAAATTGTTGAAAGCTTAGAAGAGGGATTCAAAGTAGCTAACGAAATAGGATACCCAGTAGTTGTAAGACCAGCTTATACACTTGGAGGAACAGGTGGAGGATTTGCTAACAATGACGCTGAATTAGAAGATATTCTTTCAAAAGGTTTAGCACTATCAAGAGTTGGACAAGTTCTAATTGAAAAATCAATCCTTGGATGGAAAGAGATAGAGTATGAAGTAATAAGAGATGCTAATGGAAATGCTATAACAGTATGTAATATGGAAAATATTGACCCAGTTGGAATACATACAGGAGACTCAATAGTAGTTGCTCCATCACAAACTCTATCAGATAGAGAGTATCAAATGTTAAGAACTTCAGCTCTTAAAATAGTAAATGAGATAGGAGTAGTAGGAGGATGTAACGTTCAATTCGCTCTACACCCAAAATCATTTGAGTATGCTATTATAGAGATTAACCCAAGAGTATCAAGATCATCTGCACTAGCTTCTAAAGCAACAGGATATCCAATAGCTAGAGTTGCTACTAGATTATCATTAGGATACCTATTAGATGAAGTTAAAAACGAAGTAACTGGAAAAACATTTGCTTGTTTTGAACCAGCTCTTGACTATATAGTTGTAAAAATCCCTAAATGGCCATTTGATAAATTCAAAAAAGCAAACAAAAGACTTGGAACTAAGATGATGGCTACTGGAGAGGTAATGGCTATTGGAAATAACTTTGAAGCTGCTTTCCAAAAAGGATTACGTTCTCTAGAAATAGGAAGATTTAGCTTTGAGCACCCAGTTGTTAAGAAGATGACAATAGAAGAATTAAAAGCTGCTGTTGTAAAACCAGATGATGAAAGAATTTTCGTAGTTGCTGAGATGTTAAGAAGAGGATACATCAAAGAAAGACTTCAAAAATTAACTGGTATAGATAAATTCTTTATGGAAAAAATCGAATGGATAGTTAAACAAGAAGAGTTATTAAAGAAAATGAAATTTAAAGATTTAGATGAGCACTATCTAAGAAATCTTAAGAAAAAAGGATTCTCTGATAAAGGAATTGCTAGCTTAATGGGAATTTCTGAAAGAGATATCGAAAGAAAGAGAAAAGCTTACAATATAATCCCAACTTATAAAATGGTTGATACTTGTGCTGGAGAGTTTGCTGCAGACTCATCTTACTTCTACTCTACTTATGACCAATTTGATGAAGTAGTAGTAAGCAATAACAGAAAAGTAGTAGTTATAGGTTCAGGACCAATCAGAATAGGACAAGGAATAGAGTTTGACTACTGTACAGTACATGCTGTAAAAACTTTAAAGAAATTAGGAATTGAAAGTATAATTATCAATAACAATCCAGAAACAGTTTCAACTGACTTCTCAACTGCTGATAAACTATACTTTGAGCCATTAGTAACAGAGGATATTATGGCTATCCTAGAAAAAGAGAAGCCAGAGGGAGTAATTCTTCAATTCGGAGGACAAACAGCTATAAAACTTGCTAATGATTTAAGTGATAGAGGAATAAAAATCATAGGAACAAGTGCTGATAAGATAGACGAAGCTGAAGATAGAGAGAGATTTGAAGAGATGATGGAAGAGCTTAACATCAACAGACCAAAAGGAAGAGGAGTTTGGGATGTAGCTCATGGAATAGAGATAGCTAATGAGATAGGATATCCTGTACTTGTAAGACCTTCATATGTACTTGGAGGACAAGGAATGGAAATCTGTCACGATGAGTATAACTTAGTAAAATACTTAGAAGCTTCATTTGAAAGAGATTCTGCTAACCCAGTATTAATAGATAAATACTTAAACGGAATAGAATTAGAAGTAGATGCTATCTGTGATGGAGAAGATGTATTAATTCCTGGAGTAATGGAACATTTAGAGAGAGCTGGAGTTCACTCTGGAGACTCTATAACTATCTACCCTCAACAAAATCTATATGAAGGAACAGAAGAAGAGTTATTAGAAATAACTAAGAAAATGGCTAAAGCTCTTGAAGTAAAAGGTATGATGAATATTCAATTTATCGCTTACCAAAATAAATTATATGTAATTGAAGTAAACCCAAGATCTTCAAGAACAGTTCCATATATCTCTAAAGTATCTGGAGTACCAGCTATTGAAATAGCTACAAGAGTTGCTCTAGGAGAGAAATTAAAAGACTTAGGATATGGAACAGGAATCTATAAAAAACCAAATGTAGTTGCTGTAAAAGTACCAGTATTCTCTACTGAAAAATTATCAAGTGTTGAAGTATCATTAGGACCAGAAATGAGATCAACAGGAGAGGTTTTAGGAGTAGGAAATAATGTAGATGAGGCAATCTTCAAAGGATTATTAGGAGCTAAGAGAGTTCACCTAATCCAAGATAGAAAAATCCTAGTAACTATCAGAGATAAAGATAAAGAGGAATTCTTACCAATAGCTAAGAGCTTAGTAAAACATGGTTCTACTCTATTTGCAACTAAAGGAACTCAAAAATTCCTAGCAGAAAATGGTGTTGAGTCTACTCTAGTAAATAGAATAGGAGAAGAGTCACCTAATATCAACGACGTATTAAAAAATAGAGAGGTTGACTTATTAATCAATACTCCTACTAAAGCTAACGACGCTCAAAGAGATGGATTCAAAATGAGAAGAACAGCTATTGAGTATGGTGTAGATGTACTTACTTCATTAGATACTATCAACGCAATCTTAAGAATGCAAGATAGCCATATTGATGAGAGCAAGTTAGATGTATTTGATGTAAGTAAAATCTAA
- a CDS encoding carbamoyl phosphate synthase small subunit has product MRGKLILENGMSFEGKIFGELGECTGELVFNTGMTGYQELLTDPSYCGQIVVMTYPMIGNYGINLEDMESSKIHLKGFVIKEDAKLPNNFRCEMTLDGFLRQNSVVAFKGVDTRQLTKIIREEGAMRAIITAEDLTEKEIWERFNAYSNKDAVSQVSTKEIYEIPGEGKRIGVMDFGIKRNILRSFSKRGCHLVVFPWNTTAEEIMKYDLDGLFLSNGPGDPADLTGVIEEIKKMVGKLPIVAICLGHQLLSWALGGTTTKLKYGHRGCNHPVKDLIKNKIFITSQNHGYVVDRVPEAMEVTHINLNDNSIEGMRSKDLRIMCVQYHPEAWPGPSDSDYLFDDFLDVIEGK; this is encoded by the coding sequence GTGAGAGGAAAACTTATTCTTGAAAATGGTATGAGTTTTGAAGGAAAAATTTTTGGTGAGTTAGGAGAGTGTACTGGAGAATTAGTATTCAATACAGGAATGACTGGTTATCAAGAACTTTTAACTGACCCATCATACTGTGGGCAAATTGTAGTAATGACATACCCAATGATAGGAAACTATGGAATCAACTTAGAGGATATGGAGTCTAGTAAAATTCATTTAAAAGGGTTTGTAATTAAAGAAGATGCTAAACTTCCTAATAACTTCAGATGTGAAATGACATTAGATGGATTTTTAAGACAAAACAGTGTAGTAGCATTTAAAGGTGTAGATACAAGACAACTTACAAAAATAATCAGAGAAGAGGGAGCAATGAGAGCTATAATCACTGCTGAAGACTTAACTGAGAAAGAGATTTGGGAGCGTTTCAATGCATATAGTAATAAAGATGCTGTAAGCCAAGTAAGTACAAAAGAGATATATGAGATTCCTGGAGAGGGAAAAAGAATAGGAGTAATGGACTTTGGAATAAAAAGAAATATCCTAAGAAGCTTCTCAAAAAGAGGTTGCCATTTAGTAGTTTTCCCTTGGAATACAACAGCTGAAGAGATAATGAAATATGATTTAGATGGATTATTCCTATCTAATGGACCTGGAGACCCAGCTGATTTAACTGGTGTAATAGAAGAGATTAAGAAAATGGTAGGAAAACTTCCAATAGTTGCTATCTGCTTAGGACATCAATTATTATCTTGGGCATTAGGTGGAACTACTACTAAATTAAAATATGGACATAGAGGATGTAACCACCCAGTTAAAGATTTAATAAAAAATAAAATTTTTATAACTTCTCAAAACCACGGATATGTAGTGGATAGAGTACCTGAGGCTATGGAAGTAACTCATATTAACTTAAACGATAACTCTATCGAAGGAATGAGAAGTAAAGATTTAAGAATTATGTGTGTACAATATCACCCAGAGGCTTGGCCAGGACCATCAGACTCTGACTATCTATTTGATGATTTCTTAGATGTTATAGAAGGAAAATAA
- a CDS encoding GrdX family protein: MEYIIITNNSKVYNFYKETNEVLFYQKKDLIDLLEIIREKIYAGHILLSDPILSTLDNLDNPYKSVAISKADFLGEILIRDDSQKKMIDSAIKIAKKLPFRKIISDTEEAELEKYRFIDLNILTEFIKRLDNF, encoded by the coding sequence ATGGAATACATTATAATTACAAATAATAGCAAGGTTTACAATTTTTACAAAGAAACTAATGAGGTACTTTTTTATCAAAAAAAAGATTTAATAGATTTATTAGAAATTATCAGGGAGAAAATTTATGCTGGTCACATTTTACTATCTGACCCTATTCTTAGCACACTTGATAATTTAGATAACCCTTATAAATCTGTTGCTATATCTAAGGCTGACTTTTTAGGAGAGATTTTAATAAGAGATGATTCTCAAAAGAAAATGATAGATTCAGCTATTAAAATAGCTAAAAAATTACCTTTTAGAAAAATTATATCAGATACTGAAGAGGCAGAGCTAGAAAAATATAGATTTATTGATTTAAATATTCTTACTGAATTTATAAAAAGACTTGATAACTTTTAA
- the hflX gene encoding GTPase HflX: MIRGNTEGIKDYILKELDSLYEINVEKNKLIEPEMLMLIAQISNKINREINIAIDRRGNVTEISIGDSSSVQLPIMDIQERRLSGVRVIHTHPSGSSNLSNIDISALIKLKLDCIAAIGITEDKITGVTLGFCNVENNELTHEVVGPLSIEEAVNYPMINKFDEIESLLRKRDIVENDTEYAVLVGIDTQESLDELAELARACNVQVVGTFMQKKNRVDSCFFIGTGKAQELAVYKQLKRANLIIFDEELTGMQVKNLEMITSCKVIDRTTLILEIFARRARTREAKIQVELAQLKYRSTRLLGLGSTMSRTGGGVGTKGPGEKKLEIDKRRIRETIYDLKQELEKIRKTRVTQREKREESGIPKISLVGYTNVGKSTLRNLLVDMFPADNTSKKEAVFAENMLFATLDITTRAITLPDKRVASLTDTVGFVRKLPHDLVEAFKSTLEEVSFSDLIIHVVDASSDTAIEQIIAVEKVLTELDAMDKPMFLALNKCDKATEEQLNTIKEKFPAYKTIEISAKSQMNIDGFLEMMVESLPQTTRICTYLIPYSDSSMGAYLHRNAIIQSEEYEGEGLKISAVVNNEVYNKCKKYLIGE, encoded by the coding sequence ATGATAAGAGGGAATACAGAGGGAATAAAGGATTATATACTTAAAGAATTGGACTCTCTCTATGAGATAAATGTAGAAAAAAATAAACTTATTGAGCCAGAGATGTTGATGCTCATAGCTCAAATAAGTAACAAAATAAATAGAGAGATAAATATAGCAATAGATAGAAGAGGAAATGTTACAGAGATTTCAATAGGAGATAGTAGCAGTGTACAGCTTCCTATTATGGATATACAGGAGAGAAGACTTTCTGGAGTGAGAGTTATACATACACACCCTAGTGGAAGTTCAAATCTATCTAACATAGATATATCTGCACTTATAAAATTAAAACTAGATTGTATAGCAGCAATAGGAATAACTGAAGACAAAATTACAGGAGTAACTTTAGGATTTTGTAATGTAGAGAATAATGAGTTAACACATGAGGTAGTAGGGCCACTTAGTATAGAAGAAGCAGTAAACTATCCTATGATAAATAAATTTGATGAGATAGAATCTCTTTTGAGAAAGAGAGATATAGTGGAGAATGATACTGAGTATGCTGTTCTTGTGGGAATAGATACACAGGAGAGCTTAGATGAGCTAGCAGAGTTAGCTAGAGCTTGTAATGTTCAAGTAGTAGGGACATTTATGCAAAAGAAAAATAGAGTGGATTCATGTTTTTTTATAGGTACAGGAAAGGCTCAAGAGTTGGCAGTATACAAGCAATTAAAAAGAGCAAATCTGATAATTTTTGATGAAGAGTTAACAGGTATGCAGGTAAAAAATCTTGAGATGATAACAAGTTGTAAAGTCATTGATAGAACTACTCTTATATTGGAGATATTTGCTAGAAGAGCTAGAACTAGAGAGGCAAAAATTCAAGTAGAGTTAGCACAATTAAAATATAGAAGTACTAGACTCCTTGGACTTGGAAGCACAATGTCAAGAACAGGGGGAGGAGTAGGAACCAAAGGACCTGGAGAGAAAAAACTTGAGATAGATAAAAGAAGAATAAGAGAAACTATCTATGACTTGAAGCAAGAGTTAGAAAAGATAAGAAAAACTAGAGTTACTCAAAGGGAGAAGAGAGAGGAATCTGGTATTCCTAAAATATCTTTAGTAGGGTATACAAACGTAGGAAAATCAACTTTGAGAAACCTTTTAGTAGATATGTTCCCAGCAGATAATACTTCTAAAAAAGAGGCTGTTTTTGCTGAAAATATGCTATTTGCCACTTTAGATATTACAACTAGAGCTATAACTTTACCAGATAAGAGAGTTGCTTCTCTTACAGATACAGTAGGATTTGTAAGAAAACTTCCACATGATTTAGTAGAAGCTTTTAAGTCTACTTTAGAGGAGGTAAGCTTTTCAGATTTGATTATCCATGTAGTAGATGCCTCTAGTGATACTGCTATCGAACAGATAATAGCTGTTGAAAAGGTATTAACAGAGTTAGATGCTATGGATAAGCCAATGTTTTTAGCTCTAAATAAGTGTGACAAAGCTACTGAAGAGCAACTTAATACTATAAAAGAGAAGTTCCCAGCTTATAAAACTATTGAGATAAGTGCAAAATCTCAAATGAATATAGATGGATTCTTAGAGATGATGGTGGAATCTCTACCTCAAACAACAAGAATATGTACATATCTAATCCCTTACAGTGACTCATCTATGGGAGCTTACCTACATAGAAATGCTATAATCCAAAGTGAAGAGTATGAGGGAGAGGGATTAAAAATATCTGCTGTGGTAAATAATGAGGTATACAACAAATGTAAAAAATATTTAATAGGGGAATGA
- a CDS encoding WYL domain-containing protein, which translates to MEKKIRVTLNKCAIDIIEADCQSFKVTKNFLINYIFDKLKEERIENIYSEEDNKGIIQFNLNKNNRNIYYDILAEQKIQIEADFIRKMIYRYTHQSKSSRELFLYEDIVNRIKYGIKNKRVLKLTFDDERKTSILPFYIGSSKLELGNYIFCYDFLEMRYKNYKLSNIKTIFITQEEKEWENKDFIENVIKNFDPFLSQGKKIKVSLTEEGQKLLSTLALNRPETISQNGDIYEFRCSEEQAKRYFAYFLDDVKILEPLSLKEWFIQKYKLALEKYGD; encoded by the coding sequence ATGGAAAAAAAAATTCGTGTAACACTTAATAAATGTGCTATTGATATTATTGAGGCTGATTGTCAGAGTTTTAAAGTTACTAAAAACTTTCTTATAAATTATATCTTTGACAAATTGAAAGAAGAAAGAATTGAAAACATTTATAGTGAAGAGGATAATAAAGGGATTATTCAATTCAATCTTAATAAAAACAATAGAAATATTTATTATGATATTTTAGCTGAGCAAAAAATTCAGATAGAGGCTGACTTTATAAGAAAAATGATATATAGATATACTCATCAATCTAAAAGTTCTAGAGAGTTGTTTCTCTATGAGGATATTGTAAATCGTATAAAATATGGAATTAAAAATAAAAGAGTTCTAAAGCTTACCTTTGATGATGAGAGAAAAACTTCTATTCTCCCTTTTTATATTGGCAGCTCTAAGCTAGAATTGGGAAACTATATCTTTTGTTATGACTTTCTTGAGATGAGATATAAAAACTATAAGCTTAGTAATATCAAAACTATTTTTATAACTCAAGAGGAAAAAGAGTGGGAAAATAAAGATTTTATTGAAAATGTAATAAAAAACTTTGACCCTTTTTTATCTCAAGGAAAGAAAATAAAAGTTTCTTTGACAGAGGAGGGACAAAAACTTCTCTCTACCCTTGCACTCAACCGTCCAGAGACTATCTCTCAAAATGGAGATATCTATGAATTTAGGTGTTCTGAAGAGCAAGCTAAAAGATATTTTGCATATTTTTTAGATGATGTAAAAATACTAGAGCCTCTCTCTCTAAAGGAGTGGTTTATACAAAAATATAAGTTAGCACTAGAAAAATATGGGGATTAG
- a CDS encoding M20 family metallopeptidase — protein sequence MERKIIDFIDLNREKFIEVSQQIHKNPEVGNKEYFACELLTNTLKEYGFEIEKNIAGHPTGFIARKKSSLGAYPKISFLAEYDALPNLGHACGHNIIGSISIAGAIALGETLKNTPGEIIVFGCPAEEGGENGSAKGSFVRENLFKDIDVAMIIHPGTENLTTGKSLAVNPLDFEFFGTPAHASGCPEKGKNALDALLHFFNGIATLRQHLTPDIKIHGIITHGGDAPNIIPSYTKARFYIRAATKEGCDEVTEKVVAIAKGAATMTGCKEKVSSFQNKVDNVIPTPIFDDFYVDVMKRLGVEVSKEHKKGIGSTDVGNVSQVIPTIQPSIKICNSDVAGHSLEFAEAAKSSCGNEAVILGGKALAILGYELLTSPEKLNLIKSQFKNIRNQ from the coding sequence ATGGAAAGAAAAATTATAGATTTTATTGATTTAAATAGAGAAAAATTTATAGAAGTGAGCCAACAGATTCATAAAAATCCAGAAGTTGGAAATAAAGAGTATTTTGCTTGTGAATTACTTACAAACACTTTAAAAGAGTATGGTTTTGAAATAGAAAAAAATATAGCTGGTCATCCAACAGGATTTATAGCTAGAAAAAAATCTTCTCTTGGAGCTTATCCTAAGATAAGTTTTTTAGCTGAATATGATGCTCTTCCAAACTTAGGGCATGCTTGTGGGCACAATATAATAGGAAGTATTAGTATAGCTGGAGCTATTGCTCTAGGAGAAACTTTAAAAAACACTCCCGGAGAAATTATTGTTTTTGGTTGCCCTGCTGAAGAGGGAGGAGAAAATGGAAGTGCTAAAGGTTCTTTTGTTAGGGAAAACCTTTTTAAAGATATTGATGTAGCTATGATTATACATCCAGGTACAGAGAACTTAACAACTGGAAAAAGTTTAGCTGTAAATCCTTTAGACTTTGAGTTCTTTGGAACTCCAGCTCATGCTTCAGGTTGTCCTGAAAAAGGAAAGAATGCTTTAGATGCTCTTTTACACTTTTTCAATGGAATAGCTACTTTAAGACAACATCTTACTCCTGATATAAAAATACATGGTATCATAACTCATGGTGGAGATGCTCCTAATATTATTCCAAGCTATACAAAAGCTCGTTTTTATATAAGAGCAGCTACTAAAGAAGGTTGTGATGAAGTGACTGAAAAAGTAGTTGCAATAGCTAAAGGTGCAGCTACTATGACAGGTTGTAAAGAGAAAGTTTCAAGTTTTCAAAACAAAGTTGATAATGTAATACCTACTCCTATATTTGATGATTTTTATGTTGATGTTATGAAAAGATTAGGAGTAGAAGTTAGTAAAGAACATAAAAAAGGAATTGGTTCTACTGATGTTGGAAATGTTAGCCAAGTTATTCCAACTATTCAACCTAGTATAAAAATTTGTAACTCTGATGTTGCAGGGCATAGTTTGGAATTTGCTGAAGCTGCTAAATCATCTTGTGGGAATGAAGCTGTAATCTTAGGAGGAAAAGCCTTAGCCATTTTAGGATATGAACTACTTACTTCTCCTGAAAAATTAAATTTAATAAAATCTCAATTTAAAAATATAAGAAATCAGTAG
- a CDS encoding carbon-nitrogen hydrolase family protein: MKELKEKCKIAVVQAAPILFNKDECVKKVIDYIEESASKGSELIVFPELFIPGYPYGMTFGFTVGSRKELGRVDWKRYYDNSIVIPGKETDAIAEVVKKYKVYVSIGVSERDLETATLYNSNIIFSPEGEIVSVHRKLKPTGSERVVWGDANKYYFPVCDTPWGNIGSLICWESYMPLARVALYEKGITIYISPNTNDNKEWQDTIKHIAIEGHCYFINCDMYFTKDDYPKDLLSKEEIDRLDNIVCRGGSCIVDPYGHYETEPVWDREEIIYAELDMNKVPMSRMEFDVCGHYSRPDVLQLKVDDK; this comes from the coding sequence ATGAAAGAGTTAAAAGAAAAATGTAAAATTGCAGTTGTACAGGCAGCACCTATACTTTTCAACAAAGATGAGTGTGTGAAAAAAGTTATAGATTATATAGAGGAAAGTGCTAGTAAAGGAAGTGAACTTATAGTTTTTCCTGAACTTTTTATCCCTGGATATCCCTATGGAATGACATTTGGTTTTACTGTTGGAAGTAGAAAAGAGTTGGGAAGAGTGGATTGGAAAAGATACTATGATAACTCAATAGTTATTCCTGGAAAAGAAACAGATGCTATTGCTGAGGTTGTAAAAAAATATAAAGTCTATGTGAGTATTGGAGTGTCAGAAAGAGATTTAGAAACTGCTACTTTATATAATAGTAATATTATATTTTCTCCAGAAGGGGAGATTGTGTCAGTTCATAGAAAATTAAAACCTACTGGAAGTGAAAGAGTGGTATGGGGAGATGCCAACAAGTACTATTTCCCTGTATGTGATACACCTTGGGGTAACATTGGAAGTTTAATCTGTTGGGAAAGCTATATGCCTCTTGCTAGAGTTGCTCTTTATGAAAAAGGTATCACTATCTATATCTCTCCTAATACAAATGATAATAAAGAGTGGCAAGATACAATAAAACATATTGCTATCGAAGGACACTGCTACTTTATCAACTGTGATATGTATTTTACTAAAGATGATTATCCTAAAGATTTACTTTCTAAAGAGGAGATAGATAGATTGGATAATATAGTTTGTAGAGGTGGAAGCTGTATAGTTGACCCTTATGGACACTATGAAACTGAACCTGTCTGGGATAGAGAAGAGATTATCTATGCAGAGTTAGATATGAATAAAGTTCCTATGAGTAGAATGGAGTTTGATGTTTGTGGTCACTACTCTAGACCTGATGTTTTACAATTAAAGGTTGATGATAAGTAA